From one Streptomyces sp. NBC_01478 genomic stretch:
- the bcp gene encoding thioredoxin-dependent thiol peroxidase has protein sequence MSERLQPGDVAPAFTLPDADGNEVSLADHKGRKVIVYFYPAALTPGCTKQACDFTDNLELLTGAGYDVIGISPDKPEKLAKFRDKENLKVTLLADADKQVLDAYAAFGEKKNYGKTYMGVIRSTIIVDESGKVEHALYNVRATGHVAKIIKDLGI, from the coding sequence ATGAGTGAACGACTCCAGCCCGGGGACGTTGCCCCCGCCTTCACGCTTCCCGACGCCGACGGCAACGAGGTGTCCCTCGCCGACCACAAGGGCCGCAAGGTCATCGTCTACTTCTACCCGGCGGCCCTGACGCCCGGCTGCACCAAGCAGGCCTGCGACTTCACGGACAACCTGGAGCTGCTGACGGGCGCCGGCTACGACGTCATCGGCATCTCCCCCGACAAGCCGGAGAAGCTCGCCAAGTTCCGCGACAAGGAGAACCTCAAGGTCACCCTCCTCGCGGACGCCGACAAGCAGGTCCTCGACGCGTACGCGGCCTTCGGCGAGAAGAAGAACTACGGCAAGACGTACATGGGCGTGATCCGCTCGACGATCATCGTGGACGAGTCCGGCAAGGTGGAACACGCGCTGTACAACGTCCGCGCGACGGGCCACGTGGCGAAGATCA
- a CDS encoding GroES family chaperonin — protein sequence MSAKRDEQSTQQDKLPIRMLHDRVLVRQDKSEGERRSGGGILIPATAAVGRRLAWADVVAVGQNVRTVEPGDRVLYDPEDRAEVEVRGVAYVLMRERDLHAVAADRFEGSEDSTGLYL from the coding sequence GTGAGCGCCAAGAGAGACGAGCAGAGCACCCAGCAGGACAAGCTGCCCATCCGGATGCTGCACGACCGTGTACTCGTGCGGCAGGACAAGAGCGAGGGCGAGCGGCGTTCGGGCGGCGGGATCCTGATTCCCGCGACGGCCGCGGTGGGGCGGCGGCTGGCCTGGGCCGATGTCGTCGCGGTGGGACAGAACGTACGGACCGTGGAGCCCGGCGACCGGGTCCTGTACGACCCCGAGGACCGCGCCGAGGTCGAGGTGCGCGGGGTTGCCTACGTCCTCATGCGCGAGCGCGATCTGCACGCCGTCGCCGCCGACCGCTTCGAGGGCTCCGAGGACTCGACCGGGCTGTATCTGTAA
- a CDS encoding DUF1707 SHOCT-like domain-containing protein, which produces MTDDAVPELRASDADRERVAEVLRDAVAEGRLDMEEFEERLEATYKARTYGELTPITRDLPAAGVTPPPVNMVKEPVESGSWAGRIVGGEGSSSAAVAIMSGFQRKGRWTVPKRFTAVAFWGGGEIDLREANFADREVEINCIAIMGGAQVIVPPGVEVVVRGIGIMGGFDHSQEGVPGEPGAPRVIVTGFAFWGGVGVERKLPRAERQRLKEERRRRKLEGGSSTRELHGSHRDALSGLHDAHREAMDEHREAMRRRHEERQERHEERRERHRERRERRHRDWD; this is translated from the coding sequence ATGACCGACGACGCAGTCCCGGAGCTTCGCGCATCCGACGCCGACCGTGAGCGAGTCGCCGAGGTCCTGCGCGACGCCGTCGCCGAAGGCCGCCTCGACATGGAGGAGTTCGAGGAGCGTCTGGAGGCGACGTACAAGGCGCGGACGTACGGCGAACTGACGCCCATCACCCGGGACCTGCCGGCCGCCGGGGTCACCCCGCCGCCGGTGAACATGGTCAAGGAGCCGGTGGAGAGCGGGAGTTGGGCCGGGCGGATCGTCGGCGGCGAAGGGTCTTCGTCCGCTGCCGTGGCCATCATGTCCGGGTTCCAGCGCAAGGGACGCTGGACGGTCCCCAAGCGTTTCACCGCCGTCGCCTTCTGGGGCGGCGGCGAGATCGACCTGCGCGAGGCGAACTTCGCGGACCGCGAGGTCGAGATCAACTGCATCGCGATCATGGGCGGTGCGCAGGTGATCGTGCCGCCGGGCGTCGAGGTCGTCGTACGCGGCATCGGCATCATGGGCGGCTTCGACCACAGCCAGGAGGGCGTGCCGGGCGAGCCCGGCGCCCCGCGCGTGATCGTCACGGGCTTCGCCTTCTGGGGCGGGGTCGGCGTGGAACGCAAGCTTCCGCGGGCCGAGCGGCAGCGGCTCAAGGAGGAGCGGCGCCGGCGGAAACTGGAGGGCGGCTCCTCGACGAGGGAGCTCCACGGCTCGCACCGCGACGCCCTGTCCGGCCTGCACGACGCCCACCGCGAGGCCATGGACGAGCACCGCGAGGCGATGCGGCGCCGGCACGAGGAGCGGCAGGAACGGCACGAGGAGCGGCGCGAGCGGCACCGGGAGCGCCGCGAGCGCAGGCACCGGGACTGGGACTGA
- a CDS encoding ABC transporter permease → MIAAMWIRSSMAYRTSFVITVFGNLLVTGLDFATILLMFSRVDSLGGWSLPEVAFLYGLSATAFGISDLVLGSMDVLGARIRDGSFDTLLVRPAPVLAQIGADRFALRRLGRITQGGLVLGWALLHVDVDWTVGKLLLVPVMLVCGAAIFGALFVAGAAFQILAQDAAEVQNAFTYGGNTLLSYPPVVFGKDFVRGVTFILPLAFVNWVPASYVLGRPYPLDLPPGAQFASPLVALACCALAGLAWRAGLKSYRSTGS, encoded by the coding sequence ATGATCGCCGCGATGTGGATCCGGTCGAGCATGGCCTACCGCACCTCCTTCGTCATCACGGTGTTCGGCAACCTGCTGGTGACCGGTCTGGACTTCGCCACGATCCTGCTGATGTTCTCGCGGGTCGACTCGCTGGGCGGCTGGTCGCTGCCCGAAGTCGCCTTCCTGTACGGCCTGTCGGCGACCGCGTTCGGGATCTCCGACCTGGTGCTCGGCTCGATGGACGTGCTCGGCGCCCGCATCCGCGACGGCTCCTTCGACACGCTCCTCGTACGTCCCGCACCGGTGCTGGCCCAGATCGGCGCGGACCGGTTCGCGCTGCGCCGCCTGGGCCGGATCACCCAGGGCGGCCTGGTGCTGGGGTGGGCGCTGCTCCATGTCGACGTCGACTGGACTGTCGGGAAGCTGCTGTTGGTGCCGGTGATGCTGGTCTGCGGGGCGGCGATCTTCGGGGCGCTGTTCGTGGCGGGCGCGGCCTTCCAGATCCTGGCGCAGGACGCGGCCGAGGTGCAGAACGCGTTCACGTACGGCGGCAACACGCTGCTGTCGTATCCGCCGGTCGTGTTCGGCAAGGACTTCGTGCGGGGCGTCACCTTCATCCTGCCGCTCGCCTTCGTCAACTGGGTGCCGGCGTCCTATGTGTTGGGGCGGCCGTACCCGCTGGATCTGCCGCCGGGCGCGCAGTTCGCCTCGCCGCTGGTGGCGCTCGCCTGCTGCGCGCTGGCCGGGCTGGCGTGGCGGGCCGGGCTCAAGTCGTATCGAAGTACGGGAAGTTGA
- a CDS encoding DUF3618 domain-containing protein has product MADTSNTPDTRTPAQIEADIKRRRDVLADTLDEIGVRVHPKTIVGDAKARIASDIDHTLGRAYVGVNRVVSDVKGQFVDEEGAPRVERIIPVALVAVGVVGLFVFGSRRRKGRRG; this is encoded by the coding sequence GTGGCGGACACGTCGAACACGCCGGACACCAGAACCCCGGCGCAGATCGAGGCGGACATCAAGCGTCGCCGCGATGTCCTGGCCGACACGCTCGACGAGATCGGGGTGCGGGTGCACCCGAAGACCATCGTGGGCGACGCGAAGGCCAGGATCGCGTCCGACATCGATCACACCCTCGGCAGGGCGTACGTCGGCGTCAACCGGGTCGTGAGTGACGTCAAGGGCCAGTTCGTGGACGAGGAGGGTGCGCCGAGGGTGGAGCGGATCATCCCCGTCGCGCTCGTCGCCGTCGGCGTCGTGGGCCTGTTCGTCTTCGGATCCCGGCGCCGCAAGGGCCGTAGGGGCTGA
- a CDS encoding ABC transporter ATP-binding protein has translation MRTVDERFGQDEHFIQLDRVEKVFDVRKKTGFLKRERRQVRAVDSISFTVARGEMVGYIGPNGAGKSTTIKMLTGILTPSGGRLRVAGIDPSRERTRLAHRIGVVFGQRTTLWWDLPLIDSYKLMHRMYRIPDARYAENLDRCVELLELGALLDVPVRQLSLGQRMRGDIAAALLHDPEVLYLDEPTIGLDVISKAKVREFLRELNAEQGTTVLLTTHDLQDIEQLCSRVMVIDHGRLMYDGPLTGLHEAGESERTLVVDLERELPPIEVPDARVVKVEGPRQWLAFPASASAAPLVARIAAEYPMVDLSVREPDIEAVIAKMYAEQAEKAVS, from the coding sequence TTGAGGACTGTGGACGAGCGGTTCGGTCAAGACGAGCACTTCATTCAGCTCGACCGCGTCGAGAAGGTCTTCGACGTGCGCAAGAAGACCGGGTTCCTGAAACGGGAGCGGAGGCAGGTGCGGGCCGTCGACTCGATTTCCTTCACCGTGGCGCGCGGTGAGATGGTCGGCTACATCGGTCCGAACGGCGCCGGGAAGTCGACCACCATCAAGATGCTGACCGGCATCCTCACCCCGTCCGGGGGCCGGCTGCGGGTGGCCGGCATCGACCCGTCCCGCGAGCGCACCCGCCTGGCGCACCGCATCGGCGTGGTGTTCGGGCAGCGCACGACCCTGTGGTGGGACCTCCCGCTGATCGACTCGTACAAGCTGATGCACCGCATGTACCGCATCCCCGACGCCCGTTACGCCGAGAACCTCGACCGCTGTGTCGAACTCCTCGAACTGGGTGCCCTGTTGGACGTCCCCGTACGGCAGCTCTCGCTCGGTCAGCGGATGCGCGGCGACATCGCGGCGGCCCTGCTGCACGACCCCGAGGTGCTCTACCTCGACGAGCCGACCATCGGACTCGACGTCATCTCCAAGGCCAAAGTCCGGGAATTCCTGCGGGAGTTGAACGCCGAACAGGGCACCACGGTCCTGCTCACCACCCATGACCTCCAGGACATCGAGCAGTTGTGCTCCCGCGTGATGGTCATCGACCACGGGCGTCTGATGTACGACGGTCCGCTCACCGGGCTGCACGAGGCGGGGGAGAGCGAGCGGACCCTGGTGGTGGACCTGGAGCGGGAGTTGCCGCCGATCGAGGTGCCGGACGCGCGGGTGGTGAAGGTGGAGGGGCCCCGGCAGTGGCTGGCGTTCCCGGCGTCGGCGTCGGCGGCTCCGCTGGTCGCGCGGATCGCGGCGGAGTACCCGATGGTGGACCTGTCGGTGCGGGAGCCGGACATTGAGGCGGTGATCGCCAAGATGTACGCGGAACAGGCCGAGAAGGCGGTCTCGTAG
- a CDS encoding SGNH/GDSL hydrolase family protein has protein sequence MTERRRGYALLSAIITLIVALSACIYVGVSAGDGSRGTSPAGGRAPHNSAAPASAGTWVGAWSAAPVAGERGTERTGLAGRSVRNIVHTSAGGTGARITLSNLYGQAPLTLTHVSMAVAAGHNSSAAAEGTMRRLTFGGATSVTVPAGRQVLSDAVRLRIPQGADVLVTTYAPTDSGPATYHPYARQISYLAPGDRTEDTTGTPYTQRTAIWRYLTALDVLSDEADGTVVAFGDSITDGSTSTESANRRWPDAFSRRLRAAVTAGQDVPRYSVVNAGISGNQILVSLSGRPAENQSGLDRFARDVLARPNVKVVVIDLGVNDVLHGAPADRILTGLRTLVREAHAHGIKVVGATLMPFGGHPRYSTARNAVRQQVNAVIRSGKVYDAVVDFDEALRDPYDPRRFAAEYDCGDHLHPNDRGYRKMARTIDLADLKGAVPAPL, from the coding sequence GTGACCGAGCGACGACGTGGTTATGCCCTGCTCTCCGCGATCATCACCTTGATCGTGGCCCTTTCGGCGTGCATATACGTCGGGGTCTCCGCCGGCGACGGCAGCCGCGGTACCTCCCCCGCCGGCGGCCGCGCCCCGCACAACTCCGCCGCCCCCGCCTCGGCCGGTACCTGGGTCGGCGCCTGGTCCGCCGCCCCGGTGGCCGGTGAGCGCGGCACCGAGCGGACCGGACTGGCAGGCCGCTCCGTGCGCAACATCGTCCACACGAGCGCCGGCGGGACGGGTGCCCGGATCACCCTCTCCAACCTCTACGGGCAGGCCCCGCTCACCCTCACGCACGTCTCGATGGCCGTCGCCGCCGGCCACAACAGCTCCGCCGCGGCCGAGGGCACCATGCGCCGGCTGACCTTCGGCGGCGCCACGTCCGTCACCGTCCCGGCCGGGCGGCAGGTGCTCAGCGACGCCGTCCGCCTCCGAATACCGCAGGGCGCCGACGTGTTGGTCACCACGTACGCGCCCACGGACTCCGGCCCGGCCACCTACCACCCCTACGCACGCCAGATCTCCTATCTCGCCCCCGGCGACCGCACCGAGGACACGACCGGCACGCCGTACACCCAACGGACCGCCATCTGGCGCTACTTGACCGCGCTGGACGTGCTGAGCGACGAGGCGGACGGCACGGTCGTCGCGTTCGGCGACTCGATCACCGACGGCTCCACCTCGACCGAGAGCGCCAACCGCCGCTGGCCGGACGCCTTTTCGCGGCGGCTGCGCGCCGCCGTGACCGCCGGGCAGGACGTGCCCCGCTACAGCGTCGTCAACGCGGGCATCAGCGGCAACCAGATACTCGTGAGCCTCTCCGGCCGCCCCGCCGAGAACCAGAGCGGCCTCGACCGCTTCGCCCGTGACGTGCTCGCCCGCCCGAACGTCAAGGTCGTCGTCATCGACCTCGGCGTCAACGACGTCCTGCACGGCGCCCCCGCCGACCGGATCCTCACCGGCCTGCGCACCCTGGTCCGCGAGGCGCACGCCCACGGCATCAAGGTCGTCGGCGCCACCCTGATGCCCTTCGGCGGCCACCCCCGCTACTCGACGGCCCGCAACGCCGTACGACAGCAGGTCAACGCGGTGATCAGGAGCGGCAAGGTCTACGACGCCGTCGTCGACTTCGACGAGGCGCTGCGCGACCCGTACGACCCGCGCAGGTTCGCCGCCGAGTACGACTGCGGCGACCATCTCCACCCCAACGACCGGGGCTACCGGAAGATGGCCCGCACGATCGACCTGGCGGACCTCAAGGGCGCGGTCCCCGCCCCTCTGTGA
- a CDS encoding ABC transporter permease, giving the protein MGAGRLYAAVAAGGFRRYATYRAATLAGVFTNTVFGVVLVYTYLALWDARPHLGGYDQAQAVTYVWLGQCLYATLAIQGGGFEKDLMERIRTGDIAVDLYRPADLQLWSLATDFGRSLFQLLGRGVIPFVFGALFFPMALPTDVGSWAALLVALLLAMLVSFGIRYLAALSTFWLLDGTGVNQATMILGIFCSGMVFPLNAFPGALGEVVRALPWAAQLQVPADVLMGKTDLLPAYAFQATWAVVLLGAGRLLQSAATRRVVVQGG; this is encoded by the coding sequence GTGGGTGCTGGGCGGTTGTACGCGGCCGTCGCGGCGGGGGGTTTCAGGCGGTACGCGACGTACCGGGCGGCGACGCTCGCCGGGGTGTTCACCAACACCGTGTTCGGCGTGGTCCTCGTCTACACGTATCTGGCGCTGTGGGACGCGCGCCCGCATCTCGGGGGGTACGACCAGGCGCAGGCGGTGACGTACGTGTGGCTGGGGCAGTGCCTGTACGCCACGCTGGCGATCCAGGGCGGCGGGTTCGAGAAGGACCTGATGGAGCGCATCCGCACCGGCGACATCGCCGTCGACCTGTACCGGCCGGCCGATCTCCAACTGTGGAGCCTGGCAACCGACTTCGGGCGGTCCCTGTTCCAACTGCTCGGGCGGGGAGTGATCCCGTTCGTCTTCGGCGCGCTGTTCTTCCCGATGGCGCTGCCCACCGACGTCGGCTCCTGGGCGGCCCTGCTGGTGGCGCTGCTGCTGGCGATGCTGGTGAGTTTCGGCATCCGTTATCTGGCCGCGCTGAGCACGTTCTGGCTGCTGGACGGCACGGGCGTCAACCAGGCCACGATGATCCTGGGGATCTTCTGCTCGGGCATGGTGTTCCCGCTCAACGCCTTCCCGGGCGCGCTCGGCGAGGTCGTACGGGCACTGCCGTGGGCGGCGCAGCTCCAGGTTCCGGCGGATGTCCTGATGGGGAAGACCGACCTGCTGCCCGCGTACGCCTTCCAGGCGACCTGGGCGGTGGTGCTGCTCGGGGCGGGGCGGCTGCTGCAGTCGGCGGCTACGCGGAGGGTGGTGGTCCAGGGTGGCTGA
- a CDS encoding transglycosylase domain-containing protein, with protein sequence MSDQPQPQQPAQGWAPREPEAAAAPEAPGAVGGEKPKKPKRPKRTGWRRIIPTWRMTLAGVVTLVALLIGAFYLGYSLVKIPPANALATKQSNVYLYADGTQLARDGEVNRESVGLDQVSANAQHAVLAAEDRDFYSESAVDPKAMVRAGWNTATGKGTQSGSTITQQYVKNYYLGQEQTVTRKVKEFFISIKLDRTESKSEILEGYLNTSYFGRNAYGIQAAAQAYYGKDATDLDAGRGAYLAALLNAPSEYDVVAHPENKAAAVARWNYVLDGMVKKGWLTESARSGMKFPMPKEATASTSMSGQRGYIVGAIKDYLTTNKIIDADTLEAGGYRITTTLQKSKQDAFVKAVNDQVMSKLDKKSRKVDNYVRAGGASVDPKTGRIVAMYGGIDYVKQYTNGATRGDFQVGSTFKPFVLTSAIQNGSQTQDGQTITPNTYYDGTNKRPVEGWNGGSYAPENEDSVSYGDITLRTATDKSVNSVYAQLAVDVGPDKVKKTAIALGIPSDTPDLTATPSIALGPSTASVLDMAEAYATLANHGQRHTYTMISKITKDGTDEIKLPEQKTTRAVSREAADTTTSVLQSVVDNGTATAAQAADRPAAGKTGTAEEDTAAWFAGYTPDLATVVSVMGQDPTTAAHKSLYGAMGLERVNGGGAPAEIWAQFTKAALKGTETSDFDLELQDGAETVAPPSLQPSQPATTGDQDNGGTTTTGGQGDQGQTQGGTTDGGTTTTDGGTTTTTGGTTGTTTTGGTTTDGGTTTTDGGTTGTTTDGGTTTTGGTTGTTTDGTTGGTTTGGTTAGPQSTARKKE encoded by the coding sequence ATGAGCGACCAGCCGCAGCCGCAGCAGCCCGCACAGGGCTGGGCACCGAGAGAGCCGGAAGCGGCCGCCGCACCCGAGGCGCCCGGGGCGGTCGGGGGCGAGAAGCCCAAGAAGCCGAAGCGGCCCAAGCGCACCGGGTGGCGCCGGATCATCCCGACCTGGCGGATGACGCTCGCCGGGGTCGTCACGCTCGTGGCACTGCTGATCGGCGCGTTCTACCTCGGCTACTCGCTGGTCAAGATCCCGCCGGCCAACGCGCTCGCCACCAAGCAGTCGAACGTGTACCTCTACGCGGACGGCACCCAGCTCGCGCGCGACGGCGAGGTCAACCGCGAGAGCGTCGGCCTCGACCAGGTCTCCGCCAACGCCCAGCACGCCGTACTGGCCGCCGAGGACCGGGACTTCTACTCCGAGTCCGCCGTCGACCCCAAGGCGATGGTCCGCGCCGGGTGGAACACCGCCACCGGCAAGGGCACCCAGTCCGGCTCCACGATCACCCAGCAGTACGTCAAGAACTACTACCTGGGCCAGGAACAGACCGTCACCCGCAAGGTGAAGGAGTTCTTCATCTCGATCAAGCTGGACCGCACGGAGTCCAAGTCCGAGATCCTGGAGGGCTACCTCAACACCAGCTACTTCGGCCGCAACGCCTACGGCATCCAGGCCGCCGCCCAGGCCTACTACGGCAAGGACGCCACCGACCTCGACGCCGGCCGCGGCGCCTACCTCGCCGCGCTGCTGAACGCGCCGAGCGAGTACGACGTCGTAGCGCATCCCGAGAACAAGGCCGCGGCGGTGGCCCGTTGGAACTACGTCCTCGACGGCATGGTCAAGAAGGGCTGGCTCACCGAGTCCGCGCGCAGCGGCATGAAGTTCCCGATGCCGAAGGAGGCGACGGCCTCGACGAGCATGTCCGGGCAGCGCGGTTACATCGTCGGCGCGATCAAGGACTACCTCACCACCAACAAGATCATCGACGCGGACACCCTCGAGGCCGGCGGCTACCGCATCACCACCACCCTGCAGAAGAGCAAGCAGGACGCCTTCGTGAAGGCGGTCAACGACCAGGTGATGTCGAAGCTCGACAAGAAGAGCCGCAAGGTCGACAACTACGTGCGCGCGGGCGGCGCTTCGGTCGACCCGAAGACCGGCAGGATCGTCGCGATGTACGGCGGCATCGACTACGTGAAGCAGTACACGAACGGCGCGACCCGCGGCGACTTCCAAGTGGGCTCCACCTTCAAGCCGTTCGTCCTCACGTCGGCGATCCAGAACGGCTCGCAGACCCAGGACGGCCAGACCATCACGCCCAACACCTACTACGACGGCACCAACAAGCGCCCCGTGGAAGGCTGGAACGGCGGCTCGTACGCCCCGGAGAACGAGGACAGCGTCTCCTACGGCGACATCACCCTCCGCACGGCGACGGACAAGTCCGTCAACTCGGTGTACGCGCAACTGGCCGTCGACGTGGGCCCCGACAAGGTGAAGAAGACGGCGATCGCCCTCGGCATCCCGTCCGACACCCCCGACCTGACCGCGACCCCGTCGATCGCGCTCGGCCCGTCCACCGCGAGCGTCCTCGACATGGCGGAGGCGTACGCCACCCTCGCCAACCACGGTCAGCGGCACACGTACACGATGATCTCGAAGATCACCAAGGACGGCACGGACGAGATCAAGCTGCCGGAGCAGAAGACCACCCGCGCGGTGAGCCGCGAGGCCGCCGACACCACGACCTCGGTCCTGCAGAGCGTCGTCGACAACGGCACGGCGACCGCGGCCCAGGCCGCCGACCGTCCGGCGGCCGGCAAGACCGGCACGGCGGAGGAGGACACGGCGGCCTGGTTCGCGGGCTACACCCCCGACCTGGCGACGGTCGTCTCGGTCATGGGCCAGGACCCGACCACCGCCGCCCACAAGTCGCTCTACGGCGCGATGGGCCTCGAACGCGTCAACGGCGGCGGGGCGCCCGCCGAGATCTGGGCCCAGTTCACCAAGGCCGCCCTCAAGGGCACCGAGACGAGCGACTTCGACCTGGAGCTCCAGGACGGCGCCGAGACGGTCGCACCCCCGAGCCTGCAGCCCTCCCAGCCGGCCACGACGGGCGACCAGGACAACGGCGGCACGACCACCACCGGTGGCCAGGGCGACCAGGGCCAGACGCAGGGCGGCACGACCGACGGGGGGACGACCACCACCGACGGCGGCACCACCACGACGACCGGCGGCACGACGGGCACCACGACCACGGGCGGCACGACGACGGACGGCGGCACGACGACCACCGACGGCGGCACGACGGGCACCACCACGGACGGCGGGACCACCACGACGGGCGGCACCACGGGCACCACGACGGACGGCACCACCGGCGGCACGACGACCGGCGGGACGACGGCGGGCCCACAGAGCACGGCCCGGAAAAAGGAGTAG
- a CDS encoding DUF445 domain-containing protein, with product MHGTGERVEQVERVERTGAGAAGGEGSRRTMTTFSAADEEKQRGVRRMKLTALALLLFVAVVYVLAKWASSSGAGPWAGYVAAAAEAGMVGAMADWFAVTALFRHPLGLPIPHTAIIPTKKDQLGVSLGEFVGENFLSEEVVRQRLSAVGIGSRLGAWLADPDHADRVTAELSAALRGALTVLRDSDVQAIVGEAITRRADAQEIAPGIGKTLEKIVADGGHKRVVDLIVARAYDWLVLHDEQVMDAVEGGAPGWTPRFVDKRIGERVYKELLRFVTEMRDMPSHPARGALDRFLGDFAADLQSDTETRARVERLKGEVLGRGEVQDLIASAWTSVRSMIVSAAEDERSELRLRVRASLMSLGARMAVEPKLQAKVDGWLEGAAVYVVTTYRKEITSLITDTVAGWDAEHTTRKIEANIGRDLQFIRINGTVVGSLAGLLIYTVTRVVGV from the coding sequence ATGCACGGTACCGGCGAACGGGTGGAGCAGGTGGAGCGGGTGGAGCGTACGGGAGCGGGCGCGGCCGGGGGCGAGGGGTCCCGCCGCACGATGACCACGTTCAGCGCGGCCGACGAGGAGAAGCAGCGCGGCGTACGCCGGATGAAGCTGACGGCGCTGGCCCTGCTGCTCTTCGTGGCGGTCGTGTACGTGCTCGCGAAGTGGGCGTCGAGCTCGGGCGCGGGCCCCTGGGCGGGCTATGTCGCCGCGGCTGCCGAGGCGGGCATGGTGGGCGCGATGGCCGACTGGTTCGCGGTCACGGCCCTCTTCCGCCACCCCCTGGGCCTGCCCATCCCGCACACCGCGATCATCCCCACCAAGAAGGACCAACTGGGCGTCTCGCTGGGCGAGTTCGTCGGCGAGAACTTCCTCTCCGAGGAGGTCGTACGGCAGCGCCTGAGCGCGGTCGGCATCGGCAGCCGCCTCGGCGCCTGGCTGGCCGACCCGGACCACGCCGACCGGGTGACGGCGGAGCTCTCGGCAGCCCTCCGCGGAGCCCTCACCGTGCTGCGCGACTCCGACGTCCAGGCGATCGTCGGCGAGGCCATCACCCGCCGGGCCGACGCCCAGGAGATCGCCCCCGGCATCGGCAAGACGCTGGAGAAGATCGTCGCCGACGGCGGTCACAAGCGGGTCGTCGACCTGATCGTCGCCCGCGCGTACGACTGGCTGGTCCTGCACGACGAGCAGGTCATGGACGCGGTCGAGGGCGGCGCGCCCGGCTGGACCCCGAGGTTCGTCGACAAGCGGATCGGCGAGCGCGTCTACAAGGAACTGCTCCGCTTCGTCACGGAGATGCGCGACATGCCCTCCCACCCGGCCCGCGGCGCCCTGGACCGCTTCCTCGGCGACTTCGCCGCCGACCTCCAGTCCGACACGGAGACCCGCGCGCGCGTGGAGCGCCTCAAGGGCGAGGTCCTCGGCCGCGGCGAGGTCCAGGACCTGATCGCCAGCGCGTGGACGTCCGTCCGCTCGATGATCGTGTCGGCCGCCGAGGACGAGCGCAGTGAGCTACGGCTGCGGGTGCGGGCGTCGCTCATGTCGCTGGGCGCGCGGATGGCCGTCGAACCGAAGCTCCAGGCGAAGGTCGACGGCTGGCTGGAGGGCGCGGCGGTCTACGTCGTCACGACCTACCGCAAGGAGATCACCTCCCTGATCACGGACACGGTGGCCGGCTGGGACGCGGAGCACACGACCCGCAAGATCGAGGCGAACATCGGCCGTGACCTGCAGTTCATTCGGATCAACGGCACGGTGGTGGGGTCGTTGGCGGGGCTGTTGATCTATACCGTGACGCGGGTGGTGGGGGTGTAG